From the Toxotes jaculatrix isolate fToxJac2 chromosome 15, fToxJac2.pri, whole genome shotgun sequence genome, one window contains:
- the umps gene encoding uridine 5'-monophosphate synthase, which yields MENVCIDSLILKLHDVNAVKFGEYKLKSGMLTPIYIDLRVLVSYPALMNQVSSLIYQRVQEEGLQFDSVCGVPYTALPLATIICSRHELPMLIRRKEAKDYGTKRLVEGSFHEGDTCLIIEDTVTSGSSILETAEVLYKEGLKVTDAIVLMDREQGGMEMLASQGIRLHPIISMFKLLNVLLAAERIDAQTAQSVRKFILDNNTFSPKEENGDKVPATKKPCLEQNLELSYADRAKLPNVHPLSSKLLNIMEEKQSNLCVSADVTSTEELLQLADSLGPKICMLKTHVDILKEYTVAFSQKLQALAEKHNFLIFEDRKFADIGNTVKHQYEGGLYQISSWSHIVNAHAVPGPGVVKGLSSVGKPLGRGCLLIAQMSSQGSLATGEYTKAVLKMAEEQSDFVIGFICGSKISKRPEFIHMTPGVQMQAGGDMLGQQYTMPEEVIHNKGSDVIIVGRGVLEAPDRLKAAESYRKSGWDAYKKRLGCSGQ from the exons ATGGAAAACGTTTGCATTGACAGCTTAATCCTGAAGCTCCACGATGTGAACGCGGTGAAGTTTGGAGAATACAAGCTGAAGAGCGGCATGCTGACACCCATTTATATCGACCTCAGAGTTCTCGTGTCCTACCCTGCGCTCATGAACCAG gtgTCAAGTCTCATCTACCAGCGAGTGCAAGAAGAGGGGCTTCAGTTTGACTCAGTGTGTGGGGTTCCATACACAGCCCTGCCTTTGGCCACAATTATCTGCTCTAGACATGAACTGCCCATGCTCATCAGGCGAAAGGAAGCCAAGGACTATG GAACCAAGCGTCTGGTGGAGGGGTCGTTTCACGAGGGGGACACATGTCTGATCATTGAGGACACAGTGACCAGTGGCAGCAGTATCCTGGAGACTGCTGAAGTCCTCTACAAAGAGGGACTGAAG GTGACAGATGCCATTGTACTAATGGACAGAGAGCAAGGCGGCATGGAGATGTTGGCTTCTCAGGGAATCAGGCTTCACCCCATCATCTCCATGTTCAAGCTGCTCAATGTGTTGCTGGCAGCTGAACGCATTGACGCCCAAACTGCCCAGAGCGTCCGCAAATTCATCCTGGATAATAACACTTTCAG CCCCAAAGAGGAGAATGGCGATAAAGTTCCTGCCACCAAGAAGCCATGTCTGGAGCAGAACCTGGAGCTGAGCTATGCCGACAGAGCCAAACTTCCAA ATGTTCACCCTCTGTCATCAAAGCTGCTGAACATCATGGAGGAGAAGCAGTCTAACCTGTGTGTGTCCGCTGATGTGACCAGCACCGAGGAGCTCCTCCAGCTGGCGGACTCCCTAGGTCCCAAGATCTGCATGCTGAAGACACATGTAGACATCCTCAAG GAATACACAGTGGCCTTCAGCCAGAAACTACAGGCTTTGGCTGAGAAACACAACTTCCTCATCTTTGAAGATCGCAAGTTTGCTGACATTGGGAACACAGTCAAACATCAGTACGAAG GCGGTTTGTACCAGATCTCATCTTGGTCCCACATAGTGAATGCTCATGCTGTGCCGGGGCCCGGGGTGGTCAAGGGTCTGAGCTCTGTAGGAAAACCTCTGGGCCGAGGCTGTTTGCTCATTGCACAGATGAGCTCCCAGGGGTCACTGGCCACTGGTGAATACACAAAGGCTGTG CTGAAGATGGCAGAGGAGCAGTCAGACTTTGTGATCGGCTTTATCTGTGGCTCTAAGATTAGCAAGAGGCCAGAGTTCATTCACATGACTCCTGGGGTGCAAATGCAGGCTGGAG GTGACATGTTGGGCCAGCAGTACACCATGCCGGAGGAAGTTATCCACAACAAAGGCTCTGATGTCATCATTGTGGGACGGGGTGTTTTGGAGGCCCCTGATAGGCTGAAAGCTGCTGAGTCATACAGAAAGTCGGGCTGGGATGCTTACAAAAAGAGACTGGGCTGCAGTGGCCAATaa